A DNA window from Chlamydia felis Fe/C-56 contains the following coding sequences:
- a CDS encoding ABC transporter ATP-binding protein translates to MTYPILQVKELSISLNKRRVFYPIVESLSFDLHKGKTLAIIGESGSGKSVTAQALMQLLPAPLFSVSGKVLFHEKDLLEAPKGILRSIFGTKISMIFQNPLSSLNPVFTIEQQFQELIRTHLHLPQKEGRDKIIEALTNTGFHNPELCLKLYPHQLSGGMLQRVSIAMALLSSPEILIADEPTTALDVSVQYQILQLLKGLQEKLGMSLLIITHNMGVVAETSDEVLVLYAGRMAEYAPVKEIFHNPSHPYTQDLLASRPSLQSETFRAIPGQPPRYNALPSGCCYYPRCSKAYGKCKEKSPDVQTVREGHKVRCWLYE, encoded by the coding sequence ATCCAATTTTACAGGTTAAAGAGCTATCAATAAGTCTGAATAAACGTCGGGTGTTCTATCCTATTGTCGAGTCATTATCTTTTGATCTACATAAAGGAAAGACTCTAGCAATTATTGGGGAATCGGGATCTGGGAAATCAGTAACAGCTCAAGCCCTCATGCAATTATTACCAGCCCCGTTATTTTCTGTATCAGGAAAAGTCCTTTTCCATGAGAAAGATTTGTTAGAAGCTCCAAAAGGGATCCTACGGTCTATTTTTGGAACAAAAATTTCCATGATTTTTCAAAATCCTCTATCTTCCTTAAATCCTGTTTTTACAATAGAACAACAATTTCAAGAGCTTATTCGAACCCATCTACACCTTCCACAAAAAGAAGGACGAGATAAAATTATTGAAGCTCTTACAAATACAGGATTTCATAACCCTGAACTTTGTTTAAAACTTTATCCTCACCAACTTTCTGGGGGAATGTTACAAAGAGTTTCCATCGCCATGGCTTTGCTTTCCTCTCCAGAGATTTTAATCGCTGATGAGCCAACAACAGCTCTCGATGTTTCTGTTCAATATCAGATCCTGCAATTACTCAAAGGTTTGCAAGAAAAGTTAGGAATGAGTTTGCTTATTATCACCCATAATATGGGAGTTGTTGCTGAAACCTCTGATGAAGTGCTTGTTCTCTATGCGGGAAGAATGGCAGAATATGCCCCTGTGAAGGAAATTTTCCACAATCCTAGCCATCCCTACACCCAAGATCTTCTTGCGTCTCGTCCTTCATTGCAAAGTGAAACGTTTAGAGCAATTCCTGGACAACCGCCCCGTTATAACGCTCTTCCTTCCGGATGTTGCTATTATCCAAGATGTTCAAAAGCTTATGGAAAATGTAAAGAAAAATCCCCAGACGTTCAAACTGTGAGGGAAGGACACAAAGTAAGGTGCTGGCTCTATGAATAA